Proteins encoded together in one Hevea brasiliensis isolate MT/VB/25A 57/8 chromosome 16, ASM3005281v1, whole genome shotgun sequence window:
- the LOC110662671 gene encoding elongation factor 1-beta 1 translates to MAVTFSDLHTELGLKFLDGFLAGKSYISGDKLSRDDIKVYAAVLAKPGDASPNASKWYDCVSSHLAASFPGKAVGVRIGGTAAAPAEAATSAKEAAADGDDDDLDLFGDETEEEKKAAEEREAAKKPAKKKESGKSSVLLDVKPWDDETDMKKLEESVRSVEMPGLLWGASKLVPVGYGIKKLQIMLTIVDDLVSVDSLIEEHLTVEPCSEYVQSCDIVAFNKI, encoded by the exons ATGGCAGTCACTTTTTCAGATCTCCACACTGAATTAGGTCTCAAGTTTCTCGATGGGTTTCTTGCCGGAAAATCTTATATTTCtgg GGATAAACTATCAAGGGATGACATAAAGGTGTACGCTGCTGTTCTGGCGAAGCCTGGAGATGCCTCCCCCAATGCCAGCAAGTGGTACGACTGTGTATCTTCACATCTTGCGGCAAg CTTTCCCGGTAAAGCTGTTGGAGTAAGAATTGGAGGCACAGCTGCTGCTCCAGCTGAAGCTGCTACCTCTGCTAAGGAG GCTGCTGCTGATGGAGATGATGATGACTTGGATCTATTTGGTGATGAGACAGAGGAGGAAAAGAAGGCAGCGGAGGAGAGGGAGGCAGCTAAAAAGCCTGCCAAGAAGAAAGAGA GTGGAAAATCTTCGGTTCTTTTGGATGTGAAACCTTGGGATGATGAGACAGATATGAAGAAGTTGGAGGAGTCAGTCCGGAGTGTTGAGATGCCTGGTCTCCTATGGGGAGCAT CAAAACTGGTTCCAGTTGGTTATGGCATCAAGAAATTGCAGATCATGCTCACCATTGTGGATGACCTTGTATCTGTGGATTCCCTCATAGAGGAGCATCTGACAGTTGAGCCATGCAGCGAATATGTTCAGAGCTGCGACATCGTTGCCTTCAACAAAATATAA
- the LOC110663862 gene encoding uncharacterized protein LOC110663862, giving the protein MDDHELQNQPPMEDPASQTFKLCIKIKIPNNITSSTTEPGGEEGAGGGEGGSSSGSIQAGQPGYRVCEFCGKKFSSGKAWGGHKRHHLKIMKNNSERTQEEASNIKMKKHKHGGSKRCNTVKAGDVTIDSSGKPICCLCGKIFLSTSSLFRHMRYHPDRDLKVIQPPPAAPGSPKDQIDPAAEMGSQSSIDLLCSLSGTWHKKGKRGICISDSIPEAAYGLLTLSRDIGLATPLAYGHGHGSETSGLATKSLGKTIRSEIGSGSGSGSDHRSKKDEYIVNYSEEICGLVNKKKRKMSYISKMKNSETEHREFKCSSCGKSFPTFQPLGGHRSSCPCKNKSNEHVRESALIDDDAFASQEIPASETDEETGEIGDDEPDPVASTETSFHCDICSKTFPTGQALGGHKRSHWKAPAKPLSNKVVSGEASNNVASSEASPGEAEATKAGEPLLGIDLNKPYLIQGEEEDAF; this is encoded by the coding sequence ATGGACGATCACGAGCTTCAAAATCAGCCTCCAATGgaggatcctgcttctcaaactTTTAAGCTTTGTATAAAGATCAAGATTCCCAATAACATCACCTCATCCACCACGGAACCTGGTGGAGAAGAAGGAGCAGGAGGAGGAGAAGGCGGCAGCAGCTCTGGCAGCATCCAGGCAGGCCAACCTGGATATCGTGTCTGTGAGTTTTGTGGCAAGAAGTTTTCTTCTGGCAAGGCATGGGGTGGGCACAAACGACATCatctcaagatcatgaagaataATAGTGAAAGAACCCAAGAAGAAGCATCGAATATAAAGATGAAGAAACACAAACATGGAGGCTCCAAGCGGTGCAATACCGTCAAAGCAGGTGATGTGACGATTGATAGTAGTGGAAAACCAATTTGTTGTTTATGTGGAAAGATTTTTCTTTCAACGAGTTCCTTGTTTAGGCATATGAGATACCATCCTGATAGAGACTTGAAAGTGATTCAACCTCCTCCTGCTGCTCCAGGCTCTCCAAAAGATCAGATCGATCCGGCCGCGGAGATGGGTTCACAAAGCAGTATTGATTTACTTTGTTCTTTATCTGGAACCTGGCACAAGAAAGGCAAGCGAGGAATATGCATATCTGACTCGATACCTGAAGCAGCTTATGGTCTGTTGACATTATCTCGCGACATTGGTCTGGCCACCCCACTAGCATACGGTCATGGACATGGATCTGAGACCAGTGGGCTTGCAACAAAATCCTTGGGAAAGACCATTAGGTCTGAAATTGGATCTGGGTCTGGGTCAGGGTCTGATCACAGGTCTAAAAAAGATGAATACATTGTGAATTACAGTGAAGAAATTTGTGGATTGGTCaataagaagaaaaggaaaatgagctATATAAGCAAGATGAAAAATTCAGAAACGGAGCATCGTGAATTCAAATGCAGCTCCTGTGGTAAATCTTTCCCAACTTTTCAGCCACTGGGAGGTCATAGATCATCATGCCCTTGCAAGAATAAGAGCAATGAACATGTGAGAGAATCTGCATTGATAGATGATGATGCCTTTGCGTCCCAGGAAATTCCTGCTTCAGAAACTGATGAAGAAACAGGAGAGATTGGAGACGACGAACCAGACCCAGTAGCGTCAACCGAAACTTCCTTTCATTGTGATATTTGTAGCAAAACATTCCCTACAGGTCAGGCACTTGGTGGCCACAAGAGAAGCCACTGGAAAGCACCAGCTAAACCTCTATCAAATAAAGTAGTTTCGGGAGAAGCAAGTAATAATGTTGCTTCTAGCGAAGCATCACCAGGAGAAGCAGAAGCTACTAAGGCAGGTGAGCCGTTGTTAGGCATTGATCTAAACAAGCCTTATTTGATTCAGGGAGAAGAAGAGGATGCTTTTTAG
- the LOC110662663 gene encoding transcription factor GAMYB — protein sequence MSRMTNGGEDDKRSKGRLDSPAVEEASNGPLKKGPWTSAEDAILVDYVTKHGEGNWNAVQKHSGLSRCGKSCRLRWANHLRPDLKKGAFTPEEERRIIELHAKMGNKWARMAAELPGRTDNEIKNYWNTRIKRLQRAGLPIYPPEVCLQVLNGSQESQNIGTLQTTDTYGPDLIQTDPFEIPEVEFENLGLNLPSYSPTVLDIPTSSALKQDIGSSNSNSFMFPTMHPHKRLRESQTIFPSLDGSVSGGLSAFIQSTNYFSENITESAGISSQYDSHTNTFRQPPLDVLPGSHALLNDNSSSSEPLYGAMKLELPSLQYSETQQDSWGTPTSPLPSLESVDTLILSPPNEQTQSECLSPRSSGLLEAVLYESQTKNSKKCSGHQTSDTSVAPGDVEDCPLNPYETEWEVHVDPNSPLGHSAASVFSACTPISGSSSDEPGFDLKPETTNQVSTSYVKEKEVLNQIDFMRPDVLLGSGWFALGGGCAGSANDQPVRTNAAGASLGDDIDNEG from the exons ATGAGCAGAATGACAAATGGAGGTGAGGACGATAAAAGGTCAAAAGGACGCCTGGATTCACCAGCAGTTGAAGAAGCCAGTAACGGTCCCTTGAAGAAAGGCCCATGGACCTCAGCAGAAGATGCAATTTTGGTGGATTATGTCACTAAGCATGGAGAGGGAAATTGGAATGCTGTCCAGAAGCACTCAGGGCTCTCTCGTTGTGGAAAAAGCTGCCGCCTGCGATGGGCAAATCATCTAAGGCCAGATTTAAAGAAGGGTGCATTCACTCCAGAGGAAGAGCGTCGCATAATTGAACTCCACGCAAAGATGGGAAACAAATGGGCAAGGATGGCAGCCGAG TTGCCTGGACGCACAGATAATGAGATAAAGAACTACTGGAATACTAGAATAAAGAGACTGCAACGTGCTGGTTTACCAATTTATCCTCCAGAAGTATGCCTGCAAGTATTAAACGGAAGTCAAGAAAGTCAAAACATAGGCACACTGCAAACTACTGACACATATGGTCCTGATCTGATACAGACGGACCCTTTTGAGATTCCAGAAGTGGAATTCGAGAATTTAGGACTCAATCTTCCATCTTATTCCCCAACAGTTCTTGATATTCCTACTAGCAGTGCGCTGAAGCAAGATATAGGTTCCTCCAATAGTAATAGCTTTATGTTTCCAACTATGCATCCTCACAAACGCCTTCGAGAGTCACAGACCATATTCCCTAGTCTGGATGGTAGTGTTAGCGGTGGCCTCTCAGCTTTCATTCAATCAACAAATTACTTTTCTGAGAATATCACAGAATCCGCTGGTATATCTTCTCAATATGATTCTCATACTAACACCTTTCGCCAGCCACCACTGGATGTTCTTCCTGGCAGTCATGCCCTATTAAATGACAATTCTTCTTCTTCTGAGCCCTTATATGGGGCTATGAAGTTGGAGCTCCCTTCACTCCAATATTCAGAAACTCAACAGGATAGCTGGGGAACACCTACTTCCCCATTGCCTTCACTTGAGTCTGTTGATACTTTGATTCTGTCTCCTCCAAATGAACAGACCCAGTCAGAGTGCCTTTCACCACGAAGCAGTGGTCTGTTGGAAGCAGTACTATATGAATCGCAGACCAAAAACTCAAAGAAATGCTCTGGTCACCAAACTTCAGATACTTCTGTTGCACCTGGTGATGTAGAGGATTGCCCCTTGAATCCCTATGAGACAGAATGGGAAGTACATGTTGACCCAAATTCTCCTTTAGGTCACTCTGCTGCGTCAGTATTCAGTGCATGTACTCCCATCAGTGGAAGCTCATCAGATGAACCAG GATTTGATCTGAAGCCTGAAACAACCAATCAGGTTTCAACCTCATACGTTAAAGAGAAAGAAGTTCTTAATCAGATTGACTTTATGAGGCCAGATGTTTTGCTCGGCTCAGGCTGGTTTGCGCTTGGTGGTGGGTGTGCTGGGAGTGCTAATGACCAACCTGTTCGAACTAATGCAGCAGGGGCATCACTCGGTGATGATATTGACAACGAAGGCTAG